The following are from one region of the Colias croceus chromosome 4, ilColCroc2.1 genome:
- the LOC123691178 gene encoding uncharacterized protein LOC123691178, with translation MLRLSNEDWERKKWYLARKYFEEEPRLSPIPESRERRSSTDSNEYLPELNIEVVPKRKDVDDPEETYQELEKKMKEIISADRRGCDAPKSDTIDKESVELNAIEEHSSPEINDLRCLYNSDNCTERPSGASGCVENEELSVIVEQETSKTNKSRIKNSDARYIDQELCEDEIIAAPCSPFRSRAPSIELPKLASTEDASEDKSNGDSVPKPDIMRRKRSILRSTDVSKYISENTSTGYPTSLSHAASELSVNSEVDSQNSILEPLMCSTPKVDISDKGIKRKQTSKISSSAVKKSKTAQTSFSDHDENGFIWNNFFVGKPIVYNLCRCNDHVCS, from the exons atgttgCGCTTAAGTAATGAAGACTGGGAGCGAAAGAAGTGGTATTTGGCAAGAAAGTATTTTGAGGAGGAACCAA GGTTATCTCCCATACCAGAATCGCGAGAGCGACGCAGCAGTACTGACTCGAATGAATATTTACCAGAGCTAAATATTGAAGTGGTACCTAAAAGAAAAGATGTCGATGACCCAGAAGAGACTTATCAGGAGTTAGAGAAAAAAATGAAGGAAATTATATCGGCAGATCGAAGAGGGTGTGATGCCCCGAAATCTGATACTATTGACAAAGAATCAGTGGAATTAAATGCAATAGAAGAACACAGTAGTCCAGAGATAAATGATCTCcgatgtttatataattctgaTAATTGTACGGAAAGGCCTTCAGGAGCCAGCGGTTGCGTCGAAAATGAAGAGTTAAGCGTGATAGTGGAACAGGAAACGTCAAAAACGAACAAATCACGTATAAAAAATTCTGATGCACGTTACATTGACCAAGAGCTTTGTGAGGACGAAATAATAGCAGCACCTTGTTCTCCCTTTAGGTCTagagcgccatctattgaatTGCCTAAGCTTGCTAGCACCGAAG ATGCAAGTGAAGATAAATCTAATGGTGACTCTGTACCAAAGCCAGATATCATGAGAAGGAAACGAAGTATCCTACGTTCTACTGACGTATCCaaatatattagtgaaaataCGTCCACTGGTTATCCCACTTCATTGAGTCATGCTGCTTCAGAATTATCAGTTAATTCGGAAGTTGATTCACAAAATAGTATACTAGAACCTCTTATGTGTTCTACTCCGAAAGTTGATATCTCGGATAAGGGGATAAAACGAAAGCAAACTTCGAAGATATCTTCATCGGCAGTAAAGAAAAGCAAGACAGCTCAAACAAGCTTTTCTGACCATGATGAAAATGGTTTTATTTGGAATAACTTTTTTGTTGGCAAACctattgtatacaatttgtGTAGGTGTAATGATCACGTGTgttcttaa
- the LOC123691386 gene encoding DNA-directed RNA polymerase II subunit RPB1-like produces the protein MNAEGVTVTERDIIIKLLEVYKDFPCLWDLTNKDYANRDARNQAYIIMLELLKKIDSGATLKTLKNKLDNMRTSYRRERKKVEASKTSGAGNDEVHTPSLWYYEHLLFLDEKITPTTEVIDNMETDSSQSHNDEEPATKRERVTRRKQNDILKKQSELLESAKILISGDGTSADAFGNSVSSQLKELPKVQRCLAEKLIGETLFYAKLGVLTFETSINIKRRSVQYLGQGYAYQQQVPQTYAPSPTPSPQHHQPSPYAPSPSPSPQHHQPTPFAPSPTPSPQHHQPSPFAPSPTPSPQHHQPSPYAPSPSPSPQHHQPSPFAPSPSPSPQHHQPSPFAPSPSPSPQHRQPSPSHKYSHTSQSLQLSQPSTSSTLPQLPPSSYQQQLDSNSLINYISSNQQQVVRGKGKELKKYLIFKK, from the exons ATGAACGCCGAGGGAGTTACAGTCACCGAacgtgatattataataaaattactggaAGTATATAAAGACTTTCCCTGTTTATGGGATTTAACTAATAAAGATTACGCAAACAGAGATGCCCGAAATCaagcatatattattatgttagaactattaaaaaaaattgacagtGGGGctacattaaaaacattaaaaaataagttagaTAATATGCGTACATCCTATAGGAGGGAGCGAAAAAAG gtgGAAGCTAGCAAGACTAGTGGCGCTGGAAACGATGAGGTGCATACGCCATCACTATGGTACTATGAACACCTCTTATTCTTGGATGAAAAAATCACGCCGACGACAGAGGTTATTGATAATATGGAGACGGATTCTTCCCAGTCACATAATGATGAG GAACCTGCAACAAAAAGAGAACGCGTTACGAGAAGAAAGCAAAATGACATTTTAAAGAAACAGTCGGAATTACTAGAGTCtgctaaaatattaatatctggTGACGGCACATCAGCTGATGCTTTCGGGAACTCCGTGAGTTCTCAGCTCAAGGAGCTCCCAAAAGTACAAAGATGCCTCGCCGAAAAATTAATAGGAGAAACATTGTTCTATGCAAAACTAGGAGTGCTTACTTTTGAAAcctcaataaatattaaaagaagatCAGTACAATATTTAGGTCAGGGGTACGCGTACCAGCAGCAGGTGCCACAAACATATGCACCATCACCAACACCATCACCTCAGCATCACCAGCCGTCACCATATGCACCATCACCATCACCATCACCACAGCATCACCAACCGACACCATTTGCACCATCACCAACACCATCACCACAGCATCACCAGCCGTCACCATTTGCACCATCACCAACACCATCACCACAGCATCACCAGCCGTCACCATATGCACCATCACCATCACCATCACCTCAGCATCACCAGCCGTCACCATTTGCACCATCACCATCACCATCACCTCAGCATCACCAGCCGTCACCATTTGCACCATCACCATCACCATCCCCACAGCATCGTCAGCCATCACCATCACATAAGTACTCACATACATCACAATCACTTCAACTCAGTCAGCCATCAACGTCATCAACATTACCTCAGCTTCCACCATCATCATACCAGCAACAATTAGATTccaattcattaattaattacataagcAGCAATCAACAACAGGTAGTCAGAGGAAAGGGGAaggagttaaaaaaatatttgatttttaaaaagtaa
- the LOC123691378 gene encoding pre-mRNA-processing factor 19 has product MALYCAISNEVPEVPVVSPSSGAVFEKRIIEKYIIENGVDPISGKELRVEDLIEIKTPPIVKPKPPSATSIPATLKSMQDEWDALMLHTFTQRQQLQTARQELSHALYQHDAACRVIARLTKEVTAAREALATLKPQAGIVAPQPSHAAEAAAGSGGAVPIGMSAEVVSRLQERATALTQERKRRGRTVPEGLQPPEQIRAFLTLASHPGLHSASVPGILSLDINPSDHSRLLTGGNDRNATVFNKDTEQVVAILKGHTKKVTRVIYHPDEDTVVTASPDHTIRVWNVPTSQTVALLRPHEGPVTGLSLHPTGDYVLSTSTDQSWAFSDIRTGALLTKVSDSSGISLTTAQFHPDGLIFGTGTENSQVKIWDLKEQSNVANFPGHVGPVTSISFSENGYYLATAAEDACVKLWDLRKLKNFKTIQLEEGYAIKELCFDQSGTYLAVAGSDVRVYLCRQWQELKVFNDHTASATGVRFGKNAQYIASTSMDRTLKLYGIE; this is encoded by the exons ATGGCTTTGTACTGTGCAA TATCAAACGAAGTACCAGAAGTGCCCGTGGTGTCACCTTCATCAGGAGCGGTGTTCGAGAAACGTATTATTGagaaatatataatagaaaatggGGTAGATCCAATCAGTGGAAAAGAATTAAGGGTGGAAGATCTTATTGAAATTAAGA CTCCCCCAATAGTGAAGCCAAAGCCACCAAGTGCCACATCCATTCCCGCCACTCTGAAGAGCATGCAGGACGAGTGGGATGCGCTAATGCTGCACACATTCACACAGAGACAGCAGTTGCAGACTGCCAGACAG GAACTAAGTCACGCATTGTATCAACACGACGCTGCATGTCGTGTGATTGCGCGTCTAACAAAGGAGGTGACGGCCGCCAGAGAAGCCCTTGCTACACTGAAGCCCCAAGCTGGTATTGTTGCACCGCAACCTTCACATGCg GCGGAGGCAGCAGCGGGCAGCGGAGGCGCAGTACCCATTGGCATGTCAGCGGAGGTGGTGTCCCGGCTGCAGGAGCGCGCCACGGCGCTGACGCAGGAGCGCAAGCGGCGCGGCCGCACCGTGCCCGAGGGCCTGCAGCCGCCCGAGCAGATCCGCGCCTTCCTCACGCTCGCCTCGCACCCC GGTCTCCACTCGGCCAGTGTGCCCGGTATCCTCTCGCTGGACATCAACCCGTCGGACCACAGCCGCTTGTTGACTGGTGGAAACGATCGCAACGCTACCGTCTTCAACAAGGATACTGAACAG GTGGTGGCGATCCTGAAGGGTCACACGAAGAAGGTGACGCGCGTCATCTACCACCCAGATGAGGACACCGTCGTCACCGCGTCGCCCGACCACACCATACGCGTGTGGAACGTGCCCAC CTCGCAGACGGTGGCGCTGCTGCGGCCGCACGAGGGCCCGGTGACGGGGCTGTCGCTGCACCCGACGGGCGACTACGTGCTGTCCACCTCCACCGACCAGAGCTGGGCCTTCTCCGACATACGCACCGGCGCGCTGCTCACCAAG GTGAGCGACTCGTCCGGCATCAGTCTAACAACAGCGCAGTTCCACCCGGATGGGCTGATCTTCGGCACCGGCACGGAGAACTCGCAGGTGAAGATCTGGGACCTGAAGGAGCAGAGCAACGTGGCCAACTTCCCGGGGCACGTGGGGCCGGTGACTTCTATATCGTTCTCGGAGAACGG GTACTACTTAGCCACGGCCGCTGAAGACGCGTGCGTGAAACTCTGGGACTTGCGTAAACTGAAGAACTTTAAAACCATCCAACTTGAAGAAGGCTACGCGATCAAGGAACTCTGCTTTGACCAGAGCGGTACATACCTGGCTGTAGCCGGTTCTGACGTGAGGGTCTACCTGTGCCGGCAATGGCAGGAGCTGAAGGTCTTCAACGACCATACAGCATCAGCCACTGGAGTCAGATTTGGCAAGAACGCGCAGTATATAGCGTCTACGAGCATGGACAGGACGCTCAAGCTGTATGGTATCGAGTAG
- the LOC123691387 gene encoding uncharacterized protein LOC123691387, with protein sequence MPPVLSKNAKIALVAATIVATAPLQKEQRKKRREWAKFYYRNRENYSHMRLLKELDDEDFRTYLRMTPESFDEILNLLKRYIAKTDTVMRQAVTAEERLVATLKYLASGREYNDLKLSTCISPQLLSEIIPETCEAIIRVLKDYLKVPETENDWLQIAKDFEIKWQFNHCLGAIDGKHVIIEKPPKSGTLYYNYKGTFSIVLLGIVNANYEFIYVNIGSNGSISDGGVFKHTTFHEKMKSNQLNLPSPSILPQSNVIAPYCFVADNAFAINENLLKPYPRRNLTHDQRIFNYRLSRARRIVENAFGILAERFRVLKRPIQINVHNVPKVVMASCTLHNYLRKKSSNYITRNCVDTEDTETCTFRPGDWRLNDNLVGLNRTERQRTADGNSVRQIFTEYFNNQGRVHFQERMINTMNI encoded by the exons ATGCCACCGGTATTATCGAAAAATGCTAAAATAGCGTTGGTTGCAGCAACCATTGTTGCTACAGCACCGCTGCAAAAGGAACAAAGGAAAAAACGAAGAGAATGGGCTAAATTCTACTATAGAAATAGAGAAAATTACAGTCATATGCGGCTCCTTAAGGAATTGGATGATGAAGATTTCCGAACATATCTTCGAATGACTCCAGAATCATTcgatgaaatattaaatcttttgaAAAGATATATAGCGAAAACCGATACAGTTATGAGGCAAGCTGTAACTGCCGAAGAAAGATTAGTGGcaactttaaaatatctcgCGTCAGGAAGAGAATATAATGATCTTAAATTAAGCACATGTATATCACCACAACTACTGTCTGAGATAATACCAGAGACCTGCGAAGCTATCATTAGAGTACTCAAAGATTACCTAAAG GTTCCTGAAACAGAAAATGACTGGTTACAAATAGCTAAAgactttgaaataaaatggcAATTTAATCATTGCTTGGGTGCTATTGACGGCAAACATGTTATTATCGAGAAGCCGCCAAAATCGGGTACACTGTACTATAATTATAAGGGAACTTTTAGCATAGTCCTGCTTGGTATTGTGAATGCAAATTACgagtttatttatgtaaatataggtTCTAATGGCAGTATTTCTGATGGTGGAGTATTCAAACATACAacttttcatgaaaaaatgAAATCGAACCAACTAAATTTACCATCACCTTCTATTTTACCGCAATCAAATGTTATCGCCCCATATTGTTTTGTGGCAGATAATGCATTTGCCAttaatgaaaatcttttaaaaccATATCCAAGAAGAAATTTGACACATGATCAaagaattttcaattatagacTCTCCAGAGCAAGAAGAATTGTAGAAAATGCATTTGGTATTTTAGCTGAACGTTTTAGAGTATTAAAAAGaccaattcaaattaatgttcatAATGTACCCAAAGTTGTAATGGCTTCATGCACACTGcacaattatttaagaaaaaagtcATCAAACTATATAACAAGAAATTGTGTTGATACCGAGGATACTGAAACATGTACTTTTCGGCCAGGAGACTGGAGATTAAATGACAACTTAGTAGGCCTTAACAGAACAGAAAGGCAACGTACTGCAGATGGTAATTCTGTTAGACAAATATTCactgaatattttaacaatcaGGGCCGGGTACATTTTCAAGAAAGAATGATTAAtactatgaatatttaa